One segment of Babylonia areolata isolate BAREFJ2019XMU chromosome 24, ASM4173473v1, whole genome shotgun sequence DNA contains the following:
- the LOC143299209 gene encoding dolichyl-diphosphooligosaccharide--protein glycosyltransferase subunit MAGT1-like, giving the protein MSNKWYCCCLFEVFVLLAAPGSSPQRVDGKKILLEDKVRILTKWTQENGVIRMNGDKFTQYVKTAPRNYSIIVMLTALKAERQCGACKKASNEYQILANSWRYSQQYSNDLFFAMVDYDDGPDVFQSMKIRGIPDFKHFPAKGKRYKGDTMDNTKGEFTADSIAKWVEARTDIRIHVVRPINYAFLLAVVGVMGVLGIVLYCLRSVLHYIFNRNTCAFSVLSVIFTMISGHMWNQIRDPPFNFKDHRTGEMYYIHPNRGSQFIVESYLIMLIHCCMAVGFIMMNEINYLKRRWGKIILALAGLGCLVLFFNILLSIFKTKNSFYPRSAFGLLHSEDS; this is encoded by the exons ATGTCGAACAAGTGGTACTGCTGCTGTCTCTTCGAAGTGTTTGTGCTGTTGGCTGCACCAGGATCAAGTCCTCAAAGAGTTGATGGAAAAAAG ATTTTGTTGGAAGACAAGGTACGGATACTGACAAAATGGACCCAAGAGAACGGTGTCATCCGTATGAATGGAGACAAGTTCACACAGTATGTGAAAACAGCACCACGCAATTACTCTATCATTGTCATGCTGACTGCCCTGAAAGCAGAAAGACAGTGCGGAGCATGCAA AAAAGCCAGTAATGAGTACCAGATCCTGGCCAATTCCTGGAGGTACTCCCAGCAGTACTCCAATGATCTCTTCTTTGCCATGGTGGACTATGATGATGGCCCTGATGTCTTTCAGAGC ATGAAAATCAGAGGTATCCCAGATTTCAAGCACTTTCCAGCGAAGGGCAAGCGGTACAAAGGGGACACCATGGATAATACaaa GGGGGAATTCACAGCAGATAGCATAGCCAAGTGGGTAGAAGCCAGAACAGATATCAGG atcCACGTGGTGCGTCCGATCAACTATGCTTTCCTGCTggctgtggtgggggtgatgggtgtgtTGGGGATAGTGCTGTACTGCCTGCGCAGCGTGCTGCACTACATCTTCAACAGGAACACCTGTGCCTTCAGTGTTCTG TCTGTGATATTTACCATGATATCAGGACACATGTGGAATCAAATACGTGACCCGCCTTTCAATTTCAAAGACCACAGAACTGGAGAGATG TATTACATCCATCCCAACCGAGGAAGTCAGTTTATTGTGGAGAGTTACCTCATCATGCTGATAC ATTGCTGCATGGCGGTGGGGTTCATCATGATGAACGAAATCAACTATCTGAAGCGACGCTGGGGCAAGATCA TTCTGGCCCTGGCAGGCCTTGGCTGTCTGGTCCTCTTTTTCAATATTCTGCTGAGCATTTTCAAGACCAAGAACAGCTTTTACCCCAGGAG TGCCTTTGGTCTTCTGCATTCTGAGGACTCCTAA